The Fibrobacter sp. UWB5 genome contains a region encoding:
- a CDS encoding A24 family peptidase: protein MEEIPLWYSLAVFFVLGACVGSFYNVIVYRMPRGISLINPPSHCPLCKKHIPLYYNLPIVGWLILRGKSACCKQPISIIYPIGESLCGLLGALALYAATGFTTDFTAPVQSLEVWADALALFWLLLGIYPVSAVDFKYKLIPDSISVGGIVAGLVISFIPGGMTPVQSIVGAVVAGGGLYLLGWVATKVLNKAAMGFGDVKLLAGFGALMGVTRAVEVLVVASILGILVMVPYAKIAEKRAAKKAAQSKASQNKNAPAEEDEGAGQIPFGPFLAVAAPFMYLWGDALKELYLKLVVGE from the coding sequence ATGGAAGAAATCCCTCTTTGGTACAGTCTGGCCGTATTTTTTGTGCTGGGAGCCTGTGTTGGCAGTTTTTATAACGTAATTGTGTACCGCATGCCCCGCGGGATTTCTCTGATTAACCCGCCTTCGCATTGCCCGCTTTGCAAAAAGCACATTCCGCTTTATTATAACTTGCCTATTGTGGGCTGGCTCATTTTGCGCGGCAAGAGCGCCTGCTGCAAGCAGCCCATTAGCATTATTTACCCGATTGGCGAATCTCTGTGCGGTTTGCTGGGGGCGCTTGCCCTGTATGCGGCGACCGGATTCACTACGGATTTTACGGCTCCGGTGCAAAGCCTCGAAGTGTGGGCCGATGCCCTCGCCCTGTTCTGGTTGTTGCTTGGCATTTACCCGGTAAGCGCTGTCGATTTTAAGTACAAATTAATTCCTGATTCCATTTCGGTGGGCGGCATTGTCGCTGGCCTTGTCATTTCTTTTATTCCGGGTGGCATGACTCCGGTGCAAAGTATTGTGGGCGCCGTTGTTGCCGGTGGCGGTCTTTACCTGCTTGGCTGGGTGGCGACCAAGGTGCTGAACAAGGCTGCCATGGGCTTTGGCGATGTCAAATTGCTGGCCGGTTTCGGTGCACTCATGGGCGTGACCCGCGCTGTCGAAGTCTTGGTGGTGGCATCGATTCTCGGCATCCTAGTCATGGTGCCGTATGCAAAGATTGCTGAAAAACGCGCCGCGAAAAAGGCTGCTCAAAGTAAGGCTTCGCAAAATAAGAACGCCCCCGCCGAAGAAGACGAAGGCGCTGGCCAGATTCCTTTTGGCCCGTTCCTTGCTGTGGCCGCCCCGTTCATGTACCTGTGGGGCGACGCCCTGAAGGAACTTTATTTAAAGCTCGTTGTGGGCGAGTAA
- a CDS encoding PKD domain-containing protein: MRVPHFLLFTLGLSATLALFGCSRESSVKENVNLKNNHSRVFAFNEPIEDAQAFADSMANVATSEADTIPDTLTVTVNDTVYLIGLLPYNVDKIYRFQWTLTKKNGKDTTIIGDNAKPQAWAYAKPGLYEPKFVAFDGNNATDTAGTATRKSWIRVIDTKPTLVVPKDTLWTKHDGDITFPILASDSFGTIVDVMINLDASGKKESAKTVKYKRYEDNDSLYLTIKNENAKMDSLGNQKIYVIVKDDDGNETKDSVNLHFNRIPRLKVIYPQDGARHNINDRFYFYYEGEDDDNPQDLQYFIYAQISKNGQPPQKAFTDEDLIAKAFTSNIFEPIDANGKNNITLISDPGKAMTGRIYWDMYATDGYDVVRLTRISTGEKTSRPWNFYIGDLSSTQGSFTGVIKYQGRTVHSGIHIEFNNGNKTFDAYTDSKGNYTVKADAGTYTATVTSDSLKEYQGATIKDLFIESGSLFRMDEIELKDTVPPMLLVKNIDTLTTRAFNQTLYARDLGAGIDSVSASIDGKVERLTCSIGEEGAIYNCALSLNNLVDGNHKFIYSAKDKAGNIEKLEQTITIMATKISLNVNGDKNARIGEDEALTFTAEISDAMPAPKKVEWTWDIDDTKKTSDVDEDGKATITYTYDQLKDLAVAGSEYLMTVSYTENGADVKAQVKFGIRGDDPTIIFTEPAFDDTVSLNDPIAFKVKTYPGKASTSMVVKWNCSNSDKLAAGYTCPADDVLEANLAYNAVGTYTITATVTDQDGKSGTDSTKIIVISDPPTIDVTTESKTNEYKINSVVTVKASASDKFGTINKIEWGCSNGMVSYDYKKDIDPPTASVSDIALQLTLPGTEVDNHRCIFRATDDDGERGFDTLTFKTLLDPPTVRLNTKKDTVKINSQQTIKASASDKLGYIAKYEVACNDNLSALKNPVWDDMGSAQTVVVMPQTAMNAYYCVVQVTDDDGNTARDTATYKVVVGMPSVTAYVNYNKVTINDVVELNAHAQDSLGSLVKYEWGCGSASAENIGFTYSSATSPRTTMTMPSTAQNGYKCIARVTDDDGNIAKDTVKIDIVLAPPSIEVTKKSLTVREGYNITLNADAYDDNNLPSDPGSIAKREWSCGTPEQIASKWKTVSDFDTVWKAPAAETQFYCVARATDNDGNMVSDTMKITFSTDIPLIRVKEELIYINEGDGFTLDATVNDVWQGIDWFTWECKDKATGKTLESKVSKYDYAANGKSFRISKDSTYSEKGKDMNCIVSAQETSTKATFSDTTVVLLMKHHPVGVITAADTVYLWSGDEAVDDEAIYFYTPEWNAKNSIMGDLGNENMQDYWWKFSNVDGNFYQGKKDGGLDTSIAEFNTAFIRKTTEGSMTISLDYRDSTSTAPTHSFFNRHRAEEVSRKVYFRKAWRNQGKDTVIAKSTSNTPSVMTLVNDAPTVAYHDDAAKKIVVTQLQNDNWSNVGTITFTQPVASIQLVADGSTIYVGVLDSAGNYSVYKSFTQMGNTIEGVTQAKILVKSGATNAVVMYLKSNAVYLAELNGGTWKNNSTFSSLKNRFTSGNTTTTVNYREFNALFASNGSLVIIAVDNTSDYTGYKFIYSSSYQNTHAAKMDKHMSKIALAEKSNTLYLGFANRDVENGKYGPYLYKGTITNNNLTIDKSGVYSKSIHEGLIAYNISLAVSGNTLYAAMDDAGRPNLSQVHVYRLEGGSWHLHGENQLPYFSFVFYNKNKYYLRGSCPTIATNSNGKVYVSMLARETAYGESHTAKNNGPLVMKYVADNWEIK, translated from the coding sequence ATGCGTGTACCCCATTTTTTGTTGTTTACCCTCGGCCTTAGCGCTACGCTAGCCCTTTTCGGATGTTCCAGGGAGTCATCCGTCAAGGAAAACGTGAATTTGAAGAATAACCACTCCCGTGTATTCGCCTTTAACGAGCCAATCGAAGATGCCCAGGCATTCGCCGACTCCATGGCAAATGTCGCCACAAGCGAAGCGGACACCATTCCGGACACCCTGACGGTTACCGTGAACGACACCGTGTACCTGATCGGTCTTTTGCCCTACAACGTGGACAAGATATACAGGTTCCAATGGACACTCACCAAAAAGAACGGCAAGGACACCACCATTATCGGCGACAACGCCAAGCCGCAGGCATGGGCCTACGCAAAACCGGGTCTCTACGAGCCCAAGTTCGTCGCCTTTGACGGCAACAACGCAACCGATACCGCCGGTACCGCTACCCGCAAGTCATGGATCCGCGTCATCGACACCAAGCCGACCTTGGTTGTCCCCAAGGACACCCTCTGGACCAAGCACGATGGCGACATCACCTTTCCGATTTTAGCAAGCGATTCCTTCGGAACGATTGTAGATGTCATGATCAACCTGGACGCAAGCGGCAAGAAAGAATCCGCCAAGACCGTCAAGTACAAGAGGTACGAAGACAACGATTCGCTCTACCTGACAATCAAGAACGAAAACGCCAAGATGGATTCGCTTGGCAACCAGAAGATTTACGTGATCGTAAAAGACGACGATGGCAACGAAACCAAGGACAGCGTGAACTTGCACTTCAACCGCATTCCAAGGCTCAAGGTCATTTATCCGCAAGACGGCGCCCGCCACAACATTAACGACCGATTCTACTTCTACTACGAAGGCGAAGACGACGACAACCCGCAAGATTTGCAGTACTTTATTTACGCCCAGATTTCCAAGAACGGTCAGCCGCCGCAAAAGGCGTTCACCGACGAGGACTTGATTGCAAAGGCTTTCACCTCGAACATCTTTGAACCGATTGATGCCAACGGCAAGAACAATATCACTCTCATCAGTGATCCTGGCAAGGCCATGACGGGCCGCATATACTGGGACATGTACGCCACCGACGGCTATGACGTCGTGAGACTCACCCGTATTTCTACCGGCGAAAAGACAAGCCGTCCGTGGAACTTCTATATCGGCGACTTGAGCTCGACTCAGGGATCTTTCACCGGCGTCATCAAGTACCAGGGCCGTACGGTCCATTCCGGCATTCATATCGAATTCAACAACGGGAACAAGACCTTCGACGCTTACACCGACAGCAAGGGTAACTACACCGTTAAAGCTGATGCAGGCACCTACACTGCCACCGTCACTTCTGATTCGCTCAAGGAATACCAGGGTGCAACCATCAAGGACCTCTTTATTGAATCGGGCAGCCTGTTCCGCATGGACGAAATCGAATTGAAAGATACCGTACCGCCCATGCTTCTCGTGAAAAACATCGACACCCTGACAACTCGCGCCTTCAATCAGACGCTTTACGCCCGCGACCTAGGTGCCGGCATCGATTCAGTCAGCGCAAGCATCGATGGCAAGGTAGAGCGTTTAACATGCAGCATCGGCGAAGAAGGGGCCATTTACAACTGCGCCTTGAGCCTGAACAATCTGGTCGACGGTAACCATAAGTTCATTTACAGCGCCAAGGATAAAGCCGGCAACATCGAGAAACTGGAACAGACCATCACCATCATGGCAACCAAGATTTCTCTGAATGTTAACGGAGACAAGAACGCCCGTATTGGCGAAGACGAGGCCCTCACATTTACGGCGGAAATCAGCGATGCTATGCCCGCGCCCAAGAAAGTCGAATGGACTTGGGACATAGATGACACCAAGAAAACAAGCGACGTCGACGAAGACGGCAAGGCCACGATCACATACACTTACGACCAGCTCAAGGATTTAGCTGTCGCAGGTAGCGAATACCTGATGACCGTATCTTACACCGAGAACGGAGCTGACGTAAAAGCCCAGGTCAAGTTCGGTATCCGCGGAGACGACCCCACCATTATCTTTACGGAGCCCGCTTTCGACGACACCGTAAGCCTTAACGACCCCATCGCATTCAAGGTAAAAACCTACCCGGGCAAGGCCAGCACAAGCATGGTTGTCAAGTGGAACTGCTCCAACAGCGATAAACTGGCTGCCGGTTACACCTGCCCCGCAGACGATGTCTTAGAAGCAAACCTCGCCTACAATGCCGTAGGCACCTACACGATCACCGCAACCGTTACAGACCAAGACGGCAAATCCGGCACCGACTCCACCAAGATTATCGTGATTAGCGATCCGCCGACGATTGATGTTACCACCGAAAGCAAGACGAACGAATACAAGATTAACAGCGTCGTCACCGTGAAGGCATCGGCAAGCGACAAGTTCGGCACCATCAACAAGATTGAATGGGGCTGCAGCAACGGAATGGTCAGCTATGACTACAAGAAAGACATTGACCCGCCCACTGCATCGGTCAGCGACATCGCCCTCCAGTTAACACTTCCGGGCACCGAAGTCGACAACCACCGTTGCATCTTTAGGGCAACCGACGATGACGGCGAACGCGGTTTTGACACGCTTACCTTCAAGACTTTGCTCGACCCGCCCACCGTTCGCCTGAACACCAAGAAAGACACTGTCAAGATCAACAGTCAACAGACAATCAAGGCAAGTGCTAGCGACAAGCTCGGTTACATCGCTAAATACGAAGTGGCTTGTAACGACAACCTGTCCGCACTCAAGAACCCGGTGTGGGACGACATGGGCTCTGCCCAAACGGTAGTCGTCATGCCGCAGACTGCAATGAACGCATACTACTGCGTGGTCCAGGTTACCGATGATGACGGCAACACCGCTCGCGACACGGCCACTTACAAAGTCGTTGTCGGCATGCCGTCTGTCACCGCATACGTCAACTACAACAAGGTCACCATCAACGATGTCGTCGAGCTCAACGCACACGCTCAGGACTCTTTGGGCTCCCTTGTCAAATACGAATGGGGTTGTGGTTCCGCCTCGGCCGAAAACATCGGCTTTACGTACAGTTCCGCCACGTCGCCGCGTACGACCATGACCATGCCTTCCACCGCACAAAACGGCTACAAGTGCATTGCCCGCGTCACCGACGATGACGGCAACATCGCCAAGGATACGGTCAAGATTGACATCGTCCTTGCACCGCCGAGCATCGAAGTCACCAAGAAGAGCCTGACCGTTCGCGAAGGCTACAACATCACATTGAACGCCGACGCCTACGACGACAACAACCTGCCTTCAGACCCGGGAAGCATCGCCAAGCGCGAATGGAGCTGCGGCACGCCCGAACAGATTGCCAGCAAGTGGAAAACCGTCAGCGACTTTGACACCGTCTGGAAAGCGCCTGCCGCCGAAACGCAGTTCTACTGCGTTGCCCGCGCCACCGATAACGACGGCAACATGGTTTCCGACACCATGAAGATTACCTTCTCCACGGACATTCCGCTGATTCGCGTCAAGGAAGAACTCATCTATATTAACGAAGGCGACGGATTCACTCTCGACGCCACCGTAAACGACGTATGGCAAGGCATTGACTGGTTCACCTGGGAATGTAAGGACAAGGCCACCGGCAAGACTTTGGAATCCAAGGTCAGCAAATACGACTATGCCGCCAACGGAAAATCGTTCCGTATCAGCAAGGATTCGACTTACTCCGAAAAGGGTAAAGACATGAATTGTATCGTGTCTGCTCAGGAAACCAGCACCAAGGCCACCTTCAGCGACACAACCGTAGTCCTCTTGATGAAACATCATCCGGTAGGCGTCATTACCGCAGCAGATACCGTTTACCTGTGGAGTGGCGACGAAGCGGTCGATGACGAAGCCATCTACTTCTACACGCCGGAATGGAACGCCAAAAACTCCATCATGGGCGACCTCGGTAACGAAAACATGCAGGATTACTGGTGGAAATTCAGCAACGTCGACGGCAACTTCTATCAGGGCAAGAAAGACGGCGGCCTTGACACAAGCATCGCCGAATTCAACACGGCCTTCATCCGTAAAACGACCGAAGGCTCCATGACCATTTCTCTGGACTACCGCGACAGCACGTCTACAGCTCCGACGCATTCCTTCTTCAACAGGCACCGCGCCGAAGAAGTCAGCCGCAAGGTGTACTTCCGCAAGGCATGGCGTAATCAAGGTAAAGACACCGTGATTGCAAAGAGCACCTCGAATACGCCGTCGGTCATGACGCTTGTAAACGACGCACCTACCGTCGCCTACCATGATGACGCTGCCAAGAAGATTGTCGTCACTCAACTCCAGAACGACAATTGGAGCAATGTCGGTACCATCACCTTTACCCAACCGGTAGCTTCGATCCAGTTGGTGGCAGATGGCTCTACAATCTATGTCGGCGTACTTGATAGCGCAGGCAATTACAGCGTGTACAAGTCGTTCACCCAAATGGGCAACACTATTGAAGGCGTGACGCAGGCAAAGATTCTGGTGAAGAGCGGCGCCACAAACGCAGTGGTCATGTACCTCAAGAGTAACGCCGTTTATCTGGCAGAACTGAACGGCGGCACATGGAAAAACAATTCCACATTCAGCAGCCTCAAGAACCGATTTACCAGCGGCAATACCACGACTACAGTGAACTACCGTGAATTCAATGCTCTGTTCGCAAGCAACGGAAGCCTCGTCATTATCGCAGTCGACAACACCTCCGACTACACAGGATACAAGTTCATCTACAGCAGCAGTTACCAAAACACTCATGCCGCAAAAATGGACAAGCACATGAGCAAGATTGCACTCGCTGAAAAGTCGAACACCCTGTACCTTGGCTTTGCAAACCGCGATGTGGAAAACGGAAAATATGGTCCGTACCTGTACAAGGGAACGATTACCAACAACAACCTTACTATCGACAAGTCCGGAGTATACAGCAAGTCCATTCACGAAGGCTTGATTGCTTACAACATCAGTCTCGCCGTCTCCGGGAACACGCTGTATGCAGCCATGGACGATGCCGGACGTCCCAACCTGTCGCAGGTTCACGTGTACAGGCTCGAAGGCGGAAGTTGGCATCTGCATGGTGAAAACCAGCTGCCCTACTTCAGCTTTGTATTCTACAACAAGAACAAGTACTATCTGCGCGGTTCCTGCCCGACGATTGCAACAAACAGCAACGGAAAGGTTTACGTTTCGATGCTCGCCCGCGAAACCGCGTATGGTGAATCACACACAGCCAAAAACAACGGCCCGCTCGTCATGAAGTATGTGGCCGACAACTGGGAGATTAAATAA
- a CDS encoding 4'-phosphopantetheinyl transferase superfamily protein — protein MSENKIHRLDVESPLGVVHLAGFAQKPDHRAVIFGLLSEYSGCPVSATDLCESKENPRPEFPKLDFDVNWTHSEGYCVCAYGERGSRGRLKIGVDLEKFSPKRLHLAERFFSKEESTWLAGLDEACAMQEFFKLWSRKEAFYKCVGGEFFEGTLRRDMQKNPVLVEQPDSVEPVTVHFVDLDAAAIGAPMRAAFCVAVSRL, from the coding sequence ATGAGTGAAAATAAAATCCATAGGCTCGATGTCGAATCTCCTCTGGGGGTGGTCCACTTGGCTGGGTTTGCCCAAAAGCCGGACCACCGTGCGGTGATTTTTGGCCTGCTGTCGGAGTATTCGGGCTGCCCCGTGAGTGCCACCGACCTATGTGAATCCAAGGAGAATCCTCGCCCCGAGTTCCCGAAACTCGACTTTGACGTGAACTGGACGCATTCCGAAGGTTACTGCGTGTGCGCCTATGGCGAGCGCGGTTCTCGTGGCCGCCTAAAGATCGGGGTGGACTTGGAAAAGTTTTCGCCGAAACGTTTGCACCTGGCAGAGAGATTCTTTAGCAAAGAGGAATCTACGTGGCTTGCGGGCCTCGATGAAGCGTGCGCCATGCAGGAATTCTTTAAACTCTGGAGCCGCAAAGAGGCCTTCTACAAGTGCGTGGGCGGCGAATTCTTTGAGGGCACTCTTAGGCGCGATATGCAAAAAAATCCGGTGCTTGTGGAGCAACCGGATTCTGTTGAACCTGTTACGGTTCATTTTGTGGACTTGGACGCGGCTGCAATCGGAGCCCCGATGCGTGCCGCATTCTGTGTCGCTGTCTCTCGTCTGTAG
- a CDS encoding immune inhibitor A domain-containing protein, with amino-acid sequence MKKVFSICMMAAVCTLVSQVGARPAAPGFQTISNKDGSSVSIRHFGDEHYFFTETSDGFLVTGDGNGSYVYVGEDGTPSKFIAKNPADRTAEEKSFLNELNQEAVRQKHQELNGGRFPDEEGLNSEPAFTHTPVMAYNQDGVSAMMLRRPVSEKWTTGERWFPVLLIGTSDKNHGDSAAFYDFLNKPGYNVNNNIGSLRDYFLYVSDSLFSPHFDVYPIKLNKALTDYGTGDNFKEGQFTAEGLTELAKRADFQANAAKYCFSGTSVDGFIFLFPGMEEDALKQSGLFWGHQFWMQSNGSSSGWFPSPYKTGGYTFDKYLFIAQYADGSRNSKINKLGTFAHEFSHVMGLNDHYGKDANGNQVDGPSVYDIMSLGMYNGSTFNEGNAPMGYSAYEKEIMGWLKLKELEADKTYSLKKLSQLQAYSVTNPNQNDEYYIVEYRPAESYDSYIKNSLGWGARSSANGVYVWYIDFDQKTCVTNNNANGDINHQRVAIVAVQGAKGYYADFSYVNKNGKASVPGIYNIVLDGNDRACFTTSQGMSLSACPEESSSSVASSSSIASSSSIAKSSSSVASSSSIARSSSSSARSSSSVRSSSSEQNSSSSVVSSSSQAVAGSSSSVAPESSSSAFMSIVDAGATVPQVHYSLEGRMLHVLADVPGAKTLRLFDMQGHLLHAESFAGNATTLDLGNVSRGAFVVRLTVGSKVIAVKKINL; translated from the coding sequence ATGAAAAAGGTGTTTTCTATATGCATGATGGCGGCGGTATGTACCCTTGTTTCGCAGGTGGGTGCACGTCCGGCCGCTCCGGGTTTTCAGACTATTTCCAACAAGGACGGTAGCTCCGTTTCGATTCGTCATTTCGGTGACGAACATTACTTCTTTACAGAAACCTCTGACGGGTTCCTTGTAACGGGTGATGGCAACGGCAGTTACGTGTATGTGGGCGAAGACGGTACTCCGAGCAAGTTTATCGCGAAGAATCCGGCAGACCGTACCGCCGAAGAAAAATCTTTCTTGAACGAGTTGAATCAGGAGGCGGTTCGTCAAAAGCACCAAGAACTGAATGGGGGCCGATTTCCCGATGAAGAAGGACTGAACAGCGAACCGGCTTTTACTCATACGCCCGTAATGGCCTACAACCAAGATGGCGTATCTGCCATGATGCTCCGCCGCCCGGTTTCTGAAAAGTGGACGACTGGGGAGCGCTGGTTCCCGGTACTTCTGATTGGCACGTCCGATAAAAATCATGGCGATTCGGCTGCGTTCTATGATTTCTTGAACAAGCCGGGCTACAACGTCAACAACAATATCGGAAGCCTGCGCGACTACTTCTTGTATGTGTCCGACAGCCTGTTCTCACCGCATTTCGACGTGTACCCGATCAAGCTCAACAAGGCGTTGACGGACTATGGCACCGGCGACAATTTTAAGGAAGGCCAATTTACTGCCGAGGGCCTTACGGAGTTGGCAAAACGTGCCGATTTCCAGGCTAATGCGGCCAAGTATTGCTTCAGCGGTACCAGTGTCGATGGCTTTATCTTCTTGTTCCCGGGCATGGAAGAAGATGCCCTTAAGCAGAGCGGTCTGTTCTGGGGACACCAGTTCTGGATGCAGTCGAACGGATCTTCTTCGGGTTGGTTCCCTTCGCCGTATAAAACGGGCGGCTACACTTTTGACAAGTATTTGTTTATCGCCCAGTATGCAGACGGTTCCAGAAACTCCAAAATCAACAAGTTGGGAACGTTTGCCCATGAATTCAGCCATGTGATGGGCTTGAATGACCATTATGGCAAGGATGCGAACGGCAATCAGGTTGATGGCCCGAGTGTCTATGACATTATGTCGCTGGGAATGTACAATGGCTCTACGTTTAACGAGGGCAACGCGCCCATGGGCTATTCCGCCTACGAAAAAGAAATTATGGGCTGGCTGAAGCTGAAAGAACTTGAAGCCGACAAAACGTATTCGCTCAAGAAATTGAGTCAGTTGCAGGCGTACTCCGTTACGAACCCGAACCAAAACGATGAATACTATATTGTGGAGTATCGCCCTGCGGAATCGTATGATTCGTATATCAAGAATTCCTTGGGTTGGGGCGCTCGCTCCAGTGCCAACGGCGTGTACGTGTGGTATATTGATTTTGACCAGAAAACTTGCGTGACGAACAATAACGCAAATGGAGACATTAATCACCAACGAGTGGCGATTGTGGCGGTGCAAGGTGCCAAAGGTTATTACGCGGATTTCTCGTACGTGAACAAGAATGGCAAGGCCTCTGTACCGGGTATTTACAATATTGTACTCGACGGTAATGATAGGGCTTGCTTTACTACGTCGCAGGGGATGTCGCTTTCGGCTTGCCCCGAAGAATCGAGTTCCTCTGTCGCCAGTTCCAGCAGCATTGCTAGTTCTAGCAGTATCGCCAAAAGCTCCAGCAGTGTGGCGAGCTCCAGTAGCATTGCGAGAAGTTCCAGCAGTTCGGCCAGAAGTTCTAGCAGCGTACGTAGCTCCAGCAGTGAGCAGAATTCGTCGAGCAGCGTCGTTTCTAGCTCCAGCCAGGCGGTCGCGGGATCTTCTTCAAGTGTTGCGCCGGAATCCAGTTCGTCTGCGTTTATGAGTATCGTCGATGCCGGCGCCACTGTGCCGCAGGTGCATTACTCGCTGGAAGGCCGCATGCTCCATGTGCTTGCTGATGTGCCGGGTGCAAAGACGCTTCGCCTGTTCGATATGCAGGGTCACTTGTTGCACGCAGAATCGTTTGCGGGAAATGCGACGACGCTTGACCTTGGCAACGTGAGCCGTGGCGCATTCGTGGTACGCCTGACGGTAGGCAGCAAGGTAATTGCTGTCAAGAAAATCAATCTTTAA
- a CDS encoding TIGR02147 family protein produces the protein MNRYLDIYQFTHFRKFLEEYQVARAKEEPGFTRTEICNLLGLEKSRSYFADVVRGKKVSPRMVQKFIEILELDKKEAKYFETLVELDQAKNESIRNAAMQELLKQHPNPQHIMNEDAYEYYSHWYNSALFAILDAMDVDDDLAPVQKRIFPKVPLGKLKDSLALLERLGLARKNENGFWKPTKESISSGPYNNADLIKQYQLQCFELSKQALMTPPKKPTVMSTLTFSISSEAYKKLEAELQEFKNKARQIISQDKEQADGVYQMNIHLFSNLD, from the coding sequence GTGAATCGCTATTTAGATATATACCAGTTTACTCACTTCCGCAAGTTCTTGGAAGAATACCAGGTCGCCCGCGCCAAAGAGGAACCCGGTTTTACCCGTACCGAAATTTGCAACCTGCTCGGCCTCGAAAAAAGCCGCAGCTACTTTGCAGACGTCGTCAGGGGCAAAAAGGTCAGCCCCCGCATGGTACAGAAGTTCATCGAAATCCTGGAACTCGACAAAAAAGAAGCCAAGTATTTTGAAACCCTGGTCGAACTGGACCAGGCCAAAAACGAATCTATCCGTAACGCCGCGATGCAGGAACTGCTGAAGCAGCACCCGAATCCGCAGCACATTATGAACGAGGACGCCTACGAGTACTACAGTCACTGGTACAACAGCGCCCTTTTCGCCATATTAGACGCCATGGACGTGGACGACGACTTGGCTCCGGTTCAAAAGCGGATATTCCCCAAGGTTCCGCTCGGCAAGCTGAAAGATTCGCTCGCCCTGCTCGAAAGGCTGGGACTCGCCCGTAAGAACGAAAATGGATTCTGGAAACCCACTAAAGAAAGCATCAGCAGCGGTCCGTACAACAACGCCGACCTGATCAAGCAATACCAGTTACAGTGCTTTGAACTTTCGAAACAGGCGCTCATGACACCCCCCAAGAAACCTACCGTCATGAGCACCCTCACCTTCAGCATTTCGAGCGAGGCTTACAAGAAACTCGAAGCGGAGCTGCAGGAATTCAAAAACAAGGCAAGGCAGATTATTTCGCAAGACAAGGAACAAGCCGATGGCGTGTACCAAATGAACATCCACCTGTTCTCAAATTTGGACTAG